A single region of the Manihot esculenta cultivar AM560-2 chromosome 12, M.esculenta_v8, whole genome shotgun sequence genome encodes:
- the LOC110627437 gene encoding MORC family CW-type zinc finger protein 3 isoform X8, whose amino-acid sequence MRDLPLKSEIGLNGDKYNHFVLLMKDSKTICRAQCLDDPPVKVPRRWNLHDIVSRSSLNIDCQLPHFLLRPAALCSRDENEWKRFLSHLQKRDSVGIAKFDFCEFYVLPPDEAYNFSHARVAYRLDKYSGQKHCESGLTKDIVLLSLIVKGPSQLVSVIVPSTVADTTEACLFKRTSLNPTEICGNSSTISPSHDVEFAAGKGGHLQSKGVGFNENNGVPDVKLPHSIGDNCGSVPTDRCQPCAVKQDRPLEKNYVRADPSYLQTLGQAHSGWIFGAIAELVDNSRDAKASRLDISVEIIYSKRAGKDIPMLSVIDDGQGMTHQDIVRMTCFGHKQPDIDDPDHIGRFGVGFKTGAMRLGRDALVLTQTADSRSIAFLSQSLNEGKDNLEIPIVSYCRKGQFMEVDRNVQSKALAKYNLKTIKEFSPFDKYLIGEKAGLFHGKCTGTQIYIWNLDKWGSNYCLDWTDGLTGGSSFHQGDILIRSRRVRSRPGQMSQKVLLDYSLRSYLEVIFLVPRMRMYVQGSLVKSRPLANSLSNTYQASAVIMGKHVQVTLGRSQLEWEQANCGMFLYWHGRLIEAYKRVGGMTYNGEVGRGVIGVIDVTELMWNLLHL is encoded by the exons ATGAGAGATTTGCCGTTGAAATCAGAAATCGGTCTCAATGGAG ATAAGTACAATCACTTTGTTTTGCTGATGAAGGATTCAAAAACTATATGTAGGGCACAGTGCTTGGATGATCCTCCTGTAAAAGT gcCTCGACGTTGGAATTTGCATGATATTGTCTCAAGATCTTCATTAAATATTGATTGTCAACTGCCTCATTTCTTATTACGCCCTGCTGCTTTGTGTTCTCGTGATGAAAATGAGTGGAAGAGGTTTTTGTCTCATCTTCAGAAAAGAGACTCG GTTGGAATTGCAAAATTTGACTTCTGTGAGTTCTATGTACTTCCTCCTGATGAAGCCTATAATTTTAGCCATGCTAGAGTTGCATACCGGCTGGATAAGTACAGTGGTCAAAAGCATTGTGAATCAG GTTTAACTAAGGATATTGTTCTTCTGTCTTTGATTGTGAAAGGACCATCTCAACTGGTTTCTGTAATTGTGCCATCTACAGTTGCAGATACCACTGAAGCATGTCTATTTAAGCGAACTAGCTTAAATCCAACTGAAATTTGTGGTAATAGCAGCACCATTTCACCTTCTCATGACGTTGAGTTTGCTGCTGGGAAAGGTGGGCATCTGCAGTCAAAGGGTGTGGGTTTCAATGAAAATAATGGTGTGCCTGATGTCAAGCTTCCACATTCAATTGGTGATAACTGTGGGAGTGTGCCGACAGATAGATGTCAGCCTTGTGCTGTGAAACAGGACAGACCGTTAGAGAAAAATTATGTGCGGGCAGATCCAAGTTACCTGCAAACTCTTGGTCAGGCACACTCTGGATGGATATTTGGTGCAATAGCTGAGCTTGTTGATAATTCTAGGGATGCAAAAGCAAGCAG ATTGGATATCTCTGTTGAAATCATCTACTCAAAAAGAGCTGGAAAAGATATTCCTATGCTGTCAGTTATAGATGATGGCCAGGGGATGACTCATCAGGACATTGTGAGAATGACATGTTTTGGGCACAAGCAACCTGATATAGATGATCCAGATCATATAGGAAGATTTGGTGTTGGATTTAAG ACTGGAGCAATGAGGCTTGGGAGGGATGCTCTTGTTCTTACGCAGACTGCTGATTCCAGATCTATAGCCTTTCTCTCACAATCTCTAAATGAAGGAAAAGAT AATCTAGAGATTCCAATTGTAAGCTACTGCAGAAAAGGACAATTTATGGAAGTAGATAGAAATGTCCAGTCTAAAGCTTTAGCAAAGTACAATTTGAAAACTATTAAGGAATTTTCACCATTTGATAAGTATTTGATTGGTGAAAAAGCAGGCTTGTTCCATGGAAAATGCACAGGAACACAAATATACATATGGAACTTAGATAAGTGGGGCTCAAATTATTGTCTGGACTGGACTGATGGACTGACTGGTGGGAGCTCCTTTCACCAAGGCGACATACTCATCCgttctagaagggttagatctCGTCCTGGCCAGATGAGTCAAAAG GTGCTCTTAGACTACTCTCTTAGATCTTATCTAGAAGTCATCTTTTTAGTCCCACGGATGAGGATGTATGTTCAAGGTTCTCTG GTTAAAAGTCGGCCATTGGCAAATTCCTTGAGTAATACTTATCAAGCATCTGCTGTTATCATGGGGAAACATGTTCAAGTAACCCTTGGTCGCAGTCAATTAGAGTGGGAGCAGGCAAATTGTGGAATGTTTTTGTATTGGCATGGTCGCTTAATTGAG